A window of Castanea sativa cultivar Marrone di Chiusa Pesio chromosome 1, ASM4071231v1 contains these coding sequences:
- the LOC142635488 gene encoding serine carboxypeptidase 24-like, protein MRGENVGICWLAEGPMMFQSVVLNLFMSLLFFSSTSTTAIAALPKQQELDRISALPGQPPVTFSQFSGYITVNEQYGRALFYWLTEATSFPEKKPLVLWLNGGPGCSSVAYGASEEIGPFRINSTGSSLYLNEYSWNKEANLLFLESPVGVGFSYTNTSSDHYDSGDKRTAEDALVFLIRWMSRFPQYKHREFYIAGESYAGHYVPQLAEKIVEYNKALLQPAFNLKGFIVGNANFDHYYDKIGVITYWWSHSMISDTSYRSILKNCNFKEVKESPECDSAQSYAEQYELGFIDEYSIYTPPCVTSINNTMRPPRLRNTLLHPRVSRYDPCTQNYAEKYFNLPEVQKAMHANVTGILYNWTACSDVLISNWKDSEFSMLPTYKRLFAAGLRIWVFSGDTDSMVPVTGTRLALNNLNLTLKTDWYPWYADDEVGGWTEVYDQLTFASVREAGHEVPLFQPKRAFILFKSFLAGKELPHS, encoded by the exons atgaGGGGAGAAAATGTTG GTATTTGTTGGCTTGCTGAGGGTCCAATGATGTTCCAAAGTGTAGTCCTTAATCTCTTCATGTCCTTGCTCTTTTTCTCTTCAACCAGCACCACTGCCATTGCTGCCTTGCCAAAACAACAAGAGCTAGATCGAATATCAGCACTGCCTGGACAACCACCAGtcacattttctcaattttctgGCTACATTACTGTCAATGAGCAATATGGACGAGCTCTCTTCTACTGGTTGACTGAAGCCACTTCTTTTCCTGAAAAGAAACCTCTTGTTCTTTGGCTCAATGGAG GGCCAGGTTGCTCATCGGTGGCATATGGAGCATCGGAGGAAATCGGGCCATTTAGGATTAACAGTACCGGTTCATCTCTTTATCTCAATGAGTATTCATGGAATAAAG AAGCGaatcttttatttcttgaaTCGCCCGTTGGTGTTGGTTTCTCGTATACAAATACAAGCTCCGATCACTATGATTCCGGAGATAAACGGACTG CTGAGGATGCTCTAGTGTTTCTAATTAGATGGATGTCAAGATTTCCACAATATAAACATCGAGAATTCTACATTGCTGGGGAGAGCTATGccg GGCATTATGTTCCCCAGTTGGCAGAGAAAATTGTTGAATATAATAAGGCGCTCTTGCAACCCGCCTTCAACCTTAAAGGATTTATA GTGGGAAATGCAAATTTTGATCATTACTATGACAAAATTGGAGTTATAACATATTGGTGGAGCCATTCAATGATATCTGATACAAGCTACCGATCAATTCTCAAGAATTGCAATTTCAAGGAGGTAAAGGAATCACCGGAATGTGATAGTGCACAAAGCTATGCCGAGCAATATGAGCTTGGATTCATAGATGAATACAGTATTTATACACCACCTTGTGTCACATCGATTAATAATACTATGAGGCCTCCAAGGCTCAGAAATACTCTATTGCATCCAAGGGTTTCTAGGTACGATCCATGTACTCAAAATTATGCGGAGAAGTATTTTAATCTACCGGAAGTGCAAAAGGCAATGCATGCAAATGTTACTGGAATTCTTTACAATTGGACTGCTTGCAG TGATGTTCTCATTAGCAATTGGAAAGATTCTGAATTTTCTATGTTGCCGACATACAAACGGTTGTTTGCAGCTGGTCTAAGAATCTGGGTTTTCAG TGGAGACACAGATTCAATGGTTCCAGTGACTGGCACTAGGCTAGCTCTCAACAATCTCAATCTCACCCttaaaactgattggtatccaTGGTATGCAGATGATGAG GTTGGAGGATGGACAGAGGTCTACGATCAGCTAACTTTTGCTTCAGTGAGAGAGGCTGGTCACGAGGTTCCACTGTTTCAACCCAAGAGAGCATTCATTCTTTTCAAATCTTTTTTGGCAGGGAAGGAATTGCCACATTCTTGA
- the LOC142622462 gene encoding serine carboxypeptidase 24-like isoform X1 has product MFLLFFSSTITTAIATTLPKQQELDRISALPGQPPVTFSQFSGYVTVNEQHGRALFYWLTEATSFPEKKPLVLWLNGGPGASSVAYGASVEIGPFRINSSGSSLYLNEYSWNREANLLFLESPVGVGFSYANTSSNLKDSGDKRTAKDALIFLIRWMSRFPQYKHREFYIAGESYAGHYVPQLAEKIVEYNKALLQPIFNLKGFIVGNALIDEYYDFIGKIIYWWSHSMISDTSYQSILKKCNFKEAHKSQECNAAVHYVEAHEHGNINEHSIYTPLCMELLNNTMRSPRLKNTLLHQRVSGYDPCAIHYAKKYYNLPEVQKSMHADVNGLLHYWTDFSADVNSNWTDSELSMLPTYKKLITAGLRIWVFSGDTDAGVPVTGTRLSLGHLNLIVKTKWYPWYADDQVGGWTEVYNELTFASVRGAGHEVPQYQPKRAFVLFKSFLAGKELPKS; this is encoded by the exons ATGTTCTTACTCTTTTTCTCTTCAACCATCACCACTGCCATTGCTACTACCTTGCCAAAACAACAAGAGCTAGATCGAATTTCAGCACTGCCTGGACAACCACCAGtcacattttctcaattttctgGCTATGTTACGGTCAACGAGCAACATGGACGAGCTCTCTTCTACTGGTTGACTGAAGCCACTTCTTTTCCTGAAAAGAAACCTCTTGTTCTTTGGCTCAATGGAG GGCCAGGTGCTTCATCGGTGGCATATGGAGCATCGGTGGAAATCGGGCCATTTAGGATTAACAGTTCCGGTTCATCTCTTTATCTCAATGAGTATTCATGGAATAGAG AAGCGaatcttttatttcttgaaTCGCCTGTTGGTGTTGGTTTCTCGTACGCAAATACAAGCTCCAATCTTAAAGATTCCGGAGATAAACGGACTG CTAAGGATGCTCTAATATTTCTAATTAGATGGATGTCAAGATTTCCACAATACAAACATCGAGAATTCTACATTGCTGGAGAGAGCTATGCTG GGCATTATGTTCCCCAATTGGCAGAGAAAATTGTCGAATATAATAAGGCACTCTTGCAACCCATTTTCAACCTTAAAGGATTTATA GTGGGAAATGCTCTAATTGATGAGTACTATGACTTCattggaaaaataatatattggtGGAGCCATTCAATGATATCTGATACAAGCTACCAATCAATTCTCAAGAAATGCAATTTCAAGGAAGCACATAAATCACAGGAATGTAATGCTGCAGTGCACTATGTCGAGGCTCATGAGCATGGAAACATAAATGAACACAGTATTTATACACCACTTTGCATGGAATTGCTTAATAATACTATGAGGTCTCCAAGGCTCAAAAATACTCTATTGCATCAAAGGGTCTCAGGGTATGATCCATGTGCTATACATTATGCGAAGAAGTATTATAATCTACCAGAAGTGCAAAAATCAATGCATGCAGATGTTAATGGACTTCTTCACTACTGGACTGATTTCAG TGCTGATGTCAACAGCAATTGGACTGATTCTGAACTTTCTATGTTGCCGACATATAAGAAGCTGATTACTGCTGGTCTAAGAATATGGGTTTTCAG TGGGGACACAGATGCAGGGGTTCCAGTAACTGGCACTAGGTTATCTCTCGGCCATCTCAATCTTATAGTTAAAACTAAGTGGTATCCATGGTATGCAGATGATCAG GTAGGAGGATGGACAGAGGTCTACAATGAGCTAACTTTTGCTTCAGTGAGAGGAGCTGGCCACGAGGTTCCACAATATCAACCCAAGCGAGCATTCGTTCTTTTCAAATCTTTTTTGGCAGGGAAGGAATTGCCAAAATCTTGA
- the LOC142622462 gene encoding serine carboxypeptidase 24-like isoform X2: MFLLFFSSTITTAIATTLPKQQELDRISALPGQPPVTFSQFSGYVTVNEQHGRALFYWLTEATSFPEKKPLVLWLNGGPGASSVAYGASVEIGPFRINSSGSSLYLNEYSWNREANLLFLESPVGVGFSYANTSSNLKDSGDKRTAKDALIFLIRWMSRFPQYKHREFYIAGESYAGHYVPQLAEKIVEYNKALLQPIFNLKGFIVGNALIDEYYDFIGKIIYWWSHSMISDTSYQSILKKCNFKEAHKSQECNAAVHYVEAHEHGNINEHSIYTPLCMELLNNTMRSPRLKNTLLHQRVSGYDPCAIHYAKKYYNLPEVQKSMHADVNGLLHYWTLCSADVNSNWTDSELSMLPTYKKLITAGLRIWVFSGDTDAGVPVTGTRLSLGHLNLIVKTKWYPWYADDQVGGWTEVYNELTFASVRGAGHEVPQYQPKRAFVLFKSFLAGKELPKS, translated from the exons ATGTTCTTACTCTTTTTCTCTTCAACCATCACCACTGCCATTGCTACTACCTTGCCAAAACAACAAGAGCTAGATCGAATTTCAGCACTGCCTGGACAACCACCAGtcacattttctcaattttctgGCTATGTTACGGTCAACGAGCAACATGGACGAGCTCTCTTCTACTGGTTGACTGAAGCCACTTCTTTTCCTGAAAAGAAACCTCTTGTTCTTTGGCTCAATGGAG GGCCAGGTGCTTCATCGGTGGCATATGGAGCATCGGTGGAAATCGGGCCATTTAGGATTAACAGTTCCGGTTCATCTCTTTATCTCAATGAGTATTCATGGAATAGAG AAGCGaatcttttatttcttgaaTCGCCTGTTGGTGTTGGTTTCTCGTACGCAAATACAAGCTCCAATCTTAAAGATTCCGGAGATAAACGGACTG CTAAGGATGCTCTAATATTTCTAATTAGATGGATGTCAAGATTTCCACAATACAAACATCGAGAATTCTACATTGCTGGAGAGAGCTATGCTG GGCATTATGTTCCCCAATTGGCAGAGAAAATTGTCGAATATAATAAGGCACTCTTGCAACCCATTTTCAACCTTAAAGGATTTATA GTGGGAAATGCTCTAATTGATGAGTACTATGACTTCattggaaaaataatatattggtGGAGCCATTCAATGATATCTGATACAAGCTACCAATCAATTCTCAAGAAATGCAATTTCAAGGAAGCACATAAATCACAGGAATGTAATGCTGCAGTGCACTATGTCGAGGCTCATGAGCATGGAAACATAAATGAACACAGTATTTATACACCACTTTGCATGGAATTGCTTAATAATACTATGAGGTCTCCAAGGCTCAAAAATACTCTATTGCATCAAAGGGTCTCAGGGTATGATCCATGTGCTATACATTATGCGAAGAAGTATTATAATCTACCAGAAGTGCAAAAATCAATGCATGCAGATGTTAATGGACTTCTTCACTACTGGAC ATTGTGCAGTGCTGATGTCAACAGCAATTGGACTGATTCTGAACTTTCTATGTTGCCGACATATAAGAAGCTGATTACTGCTGGTCTAAGAATATGGGTTTTCAG TGGGGACACAGATGCAGGGGTTCCAGTAACTGGCACTAGGTTATCTCTCGGCCATCTCAATCTTATAGTTAAAACTAAGTGGTATCCATGGTATGCAGATGATCAG GTAGGAGGATGGACAGAGGTCTACAATGAGCTAACTTTTGCTTCAGTGAGAGGAGCTGGCCACGAGGTTCCACAATATCAACCCAAGCGAGCATTCGTTCTTTTCAAATCTTTTTTGGCAGGGAAGGAATTGCCAAAATCTTGA
- the LOC142622462 gene encoding serine carboxypeptidase 24-like isoform X3 produces MFLLFFSSTITTAIATTLPKQQELDRISALPGQPPVTFSQFSGYVTVNEQHGRALFYWLTEATSFPEKKPLVLWLNGGPGASSVAYGASVEIGPFRINSSGSSLYLNEYSWNRGHYVPQLAEKIVEYNKALLQPIFNLKGFIVGNALIDEYYDFIGKIIYWWSHSMISDTSYQSILKKCNFKEAHKSQECNAAVHYVEAHEHGNINEHSIYTPLCMELLNNTMRSPRLKNTLLHQRVSGYDPCAIHYAKKYYNLPEVQKSMHADVNGLLHYWTDFSADVNSNWTDSELSMLPTYKKLITAGLRIWVFSGDTDAGVPVTGTRLSLGHLNLIVKTKWYPWYADDQVGGWTEVYNELTFASVRGAGHEVPQYQPKRAFVLFKSFLAGKELPKS; encoded by the exons ATGTTCTTACTCTTTTTCTCTTCAACCATCACCACTGCCATTGCTACTACCTTGCCAAAACAACAAGAGCTAGATCGAATTTCAGCACTGCCTGGACAACCACCAGtcacattttctcaattttctgGCTATGTTACGGTCAACGAGCAACATGGACGAGCTCTCTTCTACTGGTTGACTGAAGCCACTTCTTTTCCTGAAAAGAAACCTCTTGTTCTTTGGCTCAATGGAG GGCCAGGTGCTTCATCGGTGGCATATGGAGCATCGGTGGAAATCGGGCCATTTAGGATTAACAGTTCCGGTTCATCTCTTTATCTCAATGAGTATTCATGGAATAGAG GGCATTATGTTCCCCAATTGGCAGAGAAAATTGTCGAATATAATAAGGCACTCTTGCAACCCATTTTCAACCTTAAAGGATTTATA GTGGGAAATGCTCTAATTGATGAGTACTATGACTTCattggaaaaataatatattggtGGAGCCATTCAATGATATCTGATACAAGCTACCAATCAATTCTCAAGAAATGCAATTTCAAGGAAGCACATAAATCACAGGAATGTAATGCTGCAGTGCACTATGTCGAGGCTCATGAGCATGGAAACATAAATGAACACAGTATTTATACACCACTTTGCATGGAATTGCTTAATAATACTATGAGGTCTCCAAGGCTCAAAAATACTCTATTGCATCAAAGGGTCTCAGGGTATGATCCATGTGCTATACATTATGCGAAGAAGTATTATAATCTACCAGAAGTGCAAAAATCAATGCATGCAGATGTTAATGGACTTCTTCACTACTGGACTGATTTCAG TGCTGATGTCAACAGCAATTGGACTGATTCTGAACTTTCTATGTTGCCGACATATAAGAAGCTGATTACTGCTGGTCTAAGAATATGGGTTTTCAG TGGGGACACAGATGCAGGGGTTCCAGTAACTGGCACTAGGTTATCTCTCGGCCATCTCAATCTTATAGTTAAAACTAAGTGGTATCCATGGTATGCAGATGATCAG GTAGGAGGATGGACAGAGGTCTACAATGAGCTAACTTTTGCTTCAGTGAGAGGAGCTGGCCACGAGGTTCCACAATATCAACCCAAGCGAGCATTCGTTCTTTTCAAATCTTTTTTGGCAGGGAAGGAATTGCCAAAATCTTGA
- the LOC142621630 gene encoding nucleoid-associated protein At4g30620, chloroplastic-like: MASTMSLVGQISNLQGVNDWRKPCPSSLSLCNLTSSSNSVGMQMFSRCGRGKYGHNHRSLRVCGLFGGKKENNEKSEDAPSKAGIFGNMQNLYETVKKAQMVVQVEAVRVQKELAAAEFDGYCEGELIKVTLSGNQQPVRTEITEAAMELGPEKLSLLVTEAYKDAHQKSVQAMKERMSDLAQSLGMPPGAGEGLK, from the exons ATGGCGTCGACGATGTCTCTGGTTGGTCAGATATCGAACCTACAAGGAGTAAATGACTGGAGAAAGCCTTGCCCTTCATCACTCTCACTCT GTAACCTAACTTCAAGCTCAAATTCAGTGGGTATGCAGATGTTTTCTCGGTGTGGTCGGGGAAAATATGGCCATAATCATAGATCTCTTCGTGTATGTGGTCTATTTGgaggaaaaaaggaaaacaatgaGAAGAGTGAAGATGCTCCTTCAAAG GCAGGAATTTTTGGAAACATGCAGAATCTTTATGAGACAGTGAAGAAAGCACAAATGGTTGTCCAAGTTGAGGCAGTGCGGGTGCAAAAAGAACTTGCTGC AGCTGAGTTTGATGGTTATTGTGAAGGTGAGCTAATCAAG GTAACACTATCTGGAAACCAGCAACCTGTTCGCACAGAGATCACTGAGGCTGCGATGGAATTAGGACCAGAG AAACTTTCGCTTTTAGTTACTGAGGCATACAAGGATGCGCATCAGAAGAGTGTCCAG gcCATGAAGGAGAGGATGAGTGATCTTGCTCAGAGCTTGGGAATGCCTCCAGGCGCTGGTGAGGGTttgaagtaa